From a single Candidatus Polarisedimenticolia bacterium genomic region:
- a CDS encoding ATP-binding protein, translating to MSRLGLRAKLMIAMFVIIAVSIGMVASQAVLLFQQDKSSYIFDLNASRAIRISDEIQANVRHLTEKMRIFAEAARLPVPEGTDRRGMLSAMLRQYPEFLLFSVMENDGALRNVFLSRALGDAGLSVETIHAAYRAALASGNGVGAERPVVARLGLSAKLPTVTLAVRAPASPGTAPDAGAADAGAPADARGPVLVAEFPLNRLYATGGESKLFEIYVTDQGGKPLVAVAEGRDLPGGQPGAGAPGFTDLLPVKATTAGTREYAAAGVPMLAAYAPVGDLGLWTIVQIPKARAFEAARRLVTRSLVIAGIVGLGALALVFLFASSLTRSLVALTRATEQIGQGQFQVQVATAGGGEIAALAMRFQRMTEELSAREKALKEANLRLMESEKMSALGQLGAGIAHEVKNPLTSIKGYAQMGQRKVPHDHPLAQYFRTIDKETERSLEILKNLLRFARQETAEMSVIDLNAVVSDTVRLVTHQLMMKNVRVEARLCERPLQVMGNANQMEQVLLNLCMNAGDAMEGKGGGTITVLTDAPVAGTARIRVADTGSGIPPDVVSKIFDPFFTTKPVGKGTGLGLSVSYGIVKEHKGEIGVESRIGEGTTFTIRIPLAQPTAGSAAAPEPAPPREKRVRVINLR from the coding sequence ATGAGCAGGCTGGGGCTGCGGGCCAAGCTCATGATCGCCATGTTCGTCATCATCGCCGTGTCGATCGGCATGGTGGCGAGCCAGGCGGTCCTGCTGTTCCAGCAGGACAAGTCCTCCTACATCTTCGACCTCAACGCCTCGCGCGCCATCCGCATCTCCGACGAGATCCAGGCGAACGTGCGCCACCTGACGGAGAAGATGCGCATCTTCGCCGAGGCGGCGCGCCTGCCCGTGCCGGAGGGGACCGACCGGCGCGGCATGCTGTCGGCCATGCTGCGGCAGTATCCCGAGTTCCTCCTGTTCAGCGTCATGGAGAACGACGGCGCGCTGCGGAACGTGTTCCTGTCTCGGGCGCTCGGCGACGCGGGGCTCTCGGTGGAGACGATCCACGCCGCCTACCGGGCCGCCCTGGCGTCCGGAAACGGCGTGGGGGCCGAGCGGCCGGTCGTGGCCCGCCTCGGCCTGTCGGCGAAGCTGCCGACCGTCACGCTGGCGGTGCGCGCCCCGGCGTCACCCGGGACGGCGCCGGACGCGGGCGCAGCCGATGCGGGCGCGCCGGCGGACGCGCGAGGCCCGGTCCTGGTGGCGGAATTCCCGCTCAACCGGCTCTACGCGACGGGCGGCGAGTCGAAGCTCTTCGAGATCTACGTCACGGATCAGGGCGGCAAGCCGCTGGTCGCCGTCGCGGAGGGCCGCGACCTGCCGGGCGGGCAGCCCGGCGCCGGGGCGCCCGGCTTCACCGACCTGCTCCCGGTCAAGGCCACGACCGCCGGCACGCGCGAGTACGCAGCGGCCGGGGTGCCGATGCTCGCGGCCTACGCCCCGGTCGGCGACCTGGGGCTGTGGACGATCGTGCAGATTCCGAAGGCGCGGGCGTTCGAGGCGGCCCGCCGCCTGGTGACCCGCTCGCTCGTGATCGCCGGAATCGTCGGCCTGGGCGCGCTCGCCCTGGTGTTCCTGTTCGCCTCCTCGCTCACGCGCTCCCTCGTCGCGCTGACGCGCGCCACCGAGCAGATCGGCCAGGGCCAGTTCCAGGTGCAGGTCGCGACCGCCGGGGGGGGCGAAATCGCCGCGCTCGCCATGCGCTTCCAGCGCATGACCGAGGAGCTGTCGGCGCGCGAAAAGGCGCTCAAGGAAGCCAACCTGCGTCTCATGGAGTCGGAGAAGATGAGCGCCCTGGGGCAGCTCGGGGCCGGGATCGCGCACGAGGTCAAGAACCCGCTCACGTCGATCAAAGGGTACGCCCAGATGGGGCAGAGGAAGGTGCCGCACGATCACCCGCTGGCCCAGTACTTCCGCACCATCGACAAGGAGACCGAGCGCTCTCTCGAAATCCTGAAGAACCTCCTGCGCTTCGCGCGCCAGGAGACCGCCGAGATGAGCGTCATCGACCTCAACGCGGTCGTCTCCGACACCGTGAGGCTCGTGACGCACCAGCTGATGATGAAGAACGTCAGGGTCGAGGCCCGCCTGTGCGAGCGGCCCCTGCAGGTCATGGGCAACGCCAACCAGATGGAGCAGGTCCTCCTCAACCTGTGCATGAACGCGGGGGACGCCATGGAGGGGAAGGGGGGAGGCACGATCACCGTGCTCACCGACGCTCCGGTCGCGGGGACGGCCCGCATCCGCGTGGCGGACACGGGCAGCGGCATCCCGCCGGACGTCGTGAGCAAGATCTTCGATCCATTCTTCACCACCAAGCCGGTCGGCAAGGGGACCGGGCTCGGCCTGTCGGTCTCGTACGGCATCGTCAAGGAGCACAAGGGGGAGATCGGGGTCGAGAGCCGAATCGGCGAGGGGACCACCTTCACCATCAGGATCCCGCTGGCCCAGCCGACGGCCGGCTCCGCCGCGGCGCCGGAGCCGGCTCCGCCCCGGGAGAAGCGCGTGCGGGTCATCAACCTGCGCTGA